One part of the Glycine soja cultivar W05 chromosome 11, ASM419377v2, whole genome shotgun sequence genome encodes these proteins:
- the LOC114376448 gene encoding auxin response factor 3-like isoform X3: MAGLIDLNNATEDDETPSSGSSSSSSSSSTVCLELWHACAGPMISLPKKGSVVVYFPQGHLEQHLHDFPLPASANIPSHVFCRVLDVKLHAEEGSDEVYCQVVLVPESEKLREGEFDADGEEEDAEAVMKSTTPHMFCKTLTASDTSTHGGFSVPRRAAEDCFPPLDYSQQRPSQELVAKDLHGQEWRFRHIYRGQPRRHLLTTGWSAFVNKKKLVSGDAVLFLRGEDGELRLGIRRAAQLKSGSTFSALSGQQGSPTSLMDVVNALSARCAFSIHYNPRVSSSEFIIPIHRFVKSLDYSYSAGMRFRMRFETEDAAERRFTGLIVGIADVDPVRWPGSRWRCLMVRWDDLEATRHNRVSPWEIEPSGSASTANNLMSAGLKRTKIGLPSAKLDFPVSNVIGTSDFGESLRFQKVLQGQEMLGVNTTYDSFNAQSHQLSDLRRCYPGSNYPRIAATGNSIGISQVSSNVSNNGIGFSESFRFQKVLQGQEILPSQPYGRALSVDEACGNGRFGLFDGFQAMRSRNGWSSHVSNNSSHLHPPVPSGQVSSPSSVFMFQQAVNPVLNSDYNNQIGQVMGDKVHQRVSYASEVKGGKFVSTPYEPLLRGLSQEGTNSFGLSNFHNQLDSSRSHDSVSVLRASQELVPSCKSRCRVFGFSLTEGAPVASKEATDSSAVACAGPSFTRHVEDDFHPGHSLRSKAVASYCTKGVLQY, encoded by the exons ATGGCTGGTCTCATCGATCTCAACAACGCCACCGAGGACGATGAAACGCCGTCGTCtggctcctcctcctcctcctcctcctcctccaccgTCTGCCTTGAACTCTGGCACGCTTGCGCGGGTCCAATGATTTCATTGCCCAAGAAAGGGAGCGTTGTCGTGTACTTCCCTCAGGGACACTTGGAGCAACACCTCCACGATTTTCCGCTCCCTGCCTCTGCCAACATCCCTTCCCATGTCTTCTGTCGCGTCCTCGATGTCAAGCTTCAT GCTGAGGAAGGGAGTGATGAAGTTTATTGCCAGGTGGTGCTGGTTCCCGAAAGTGAG AAGTTGCGGGAGGGGGAATTTGATGCTGATGGTGAAGAGGAAGATGCTGAAGCTGTGATGAAGTCGACGACGCCCCACATGTTCTGCAAGACTTTGACTGCTTCTGATACCAGCACTCATGGTGGATTCTCTGTGCCTCGTCGCGCCGCGGAAGATTGCTTCCCTCCCCTG GATTACAGTCAACAGAGGCCTTCACAGGAGCTTGTGGCAAAGGATCTCCATGGCCAGGAATGGAGGTTTCGACATATATATAGGG GGCAGCCGCGAAGACACCTGCTTACTACTGGTTGGAGTGCCTTTGTGAACAAGAAGAAACTTGTATCTGGAGATGCTGTTCTGTTTCTCAG GGGTGAGGATGGAGAACTGAGATTGGGAATTCGTAGGGCTGCTCAACTGAAAAGTGGCAGTACCTTTTCAGCTCTTTCTGGCCAGCAAGGGAGTCCTACCAGTCTTATGGATGTGGTTAATGCTTTGTCTGCAAGATGTGCCTTTAGCATTCACTATAATCCGAG GGTCAGTTCATCTGAGTTCATCATACCTATCCACAGATTCGTAAAGAGCCTTGATTATTCTTATTCAGCTGGAATGAGGTTCAGGATGCGCTTTGAAACTGAGGATGCTGCAGAGCGAag aTTCACAGGATTAATTGTTGGAATTGCTGATGTGGATCCTGTTAGATGGCCTGGATCTAGATGGAGATGCCTAATG GTAAGGTGGGATGACTTAGAAGCCACAAGGCATAATAGGGTTTCCCCATGGGAGATTGAGCCATCTGGTTCTGCTTCTACTGCAAATAACTTGATGTCAGCTGGTTTGAAGAGGACCAAGATTGGATTGCCTTCAGCCAAGCTAGATTTTCCAGTTTCCA ATGTGATTGGAACATCAGACTTTGGGGAATCACTAAGGTTCCAGAAGGTCTTGCAAGGTCAAGAAATGTTGGGTGTTAATACTACTTATGATAGTTTTAATGCTCAAAGTCACCAGCTATCTGATTTGAGGAGGTGCTATCCTGGCTCGAACTATCCTAGGATTGCTGCAACAGGAAATAGCATTGGAATCTCACAAGTGAGTTCCAATGTTTCCAACAACGGCATAGGCTTTAGTGAATCTTTCAGATTCCAGAAGGTCTTGCAAGGTCAAGAAATACTTCCTAGCCAACCATATGGAAGGGCCCTGTCTGTTGACGAGGCTTGTGGAAATGGTCGCTTTGGACTTTTTGATGGTTTCCAGGCGATGAGATCCAGAAATGGATGGTCTTCCCATGTGAGCAACAATTCCTCACATTTGCATCCTCCTGTTCCATCTGGGCAAGTTTCATCTCCGTCATCTGTGTTCATGTTCCAGCAAGCTGTCAATCCAGTTTTAAACTCGGATTATAACAACCAAATAGGTCAGGTGATGGGAGATAAAGTCCATCAGCGAGTTTCATATGCGTCTGAAGTTAAAGGCGGAAAATTTGTATCAACCCCCTATGAGCCTCTTCTCCGTGGACTATCTCAGGAAGGCACAAATTCTTTTGGTCTTTCAAACTTTCATAATCAGCTGGATAGTTCACGTTCACACGATTCTGTTTCAGTACTGAGAGCTAGTCAAGAGTTGGTTCCCTCGTGTAAAAGTAGATGCAGAGTCTTTGGATTTTCATTAACTGAGGGTGCTCCTGTTGCAAGTAAAGAGGCGACTGACTCATCTGCAGTTGCTTGTGCTGGACCTTCCTTTACAAGACATGTTGAAGATGATTTCCATCCAGGGCATTCACTTAGGAGCAAGGCAGTGGCAAGTTATTGCACCAAG GGTGTGCTGCAATATTGA
- the LOC114376448 gene encoding auxin response factor 3-like isoform X1, whose protein sequence is MAGLIDLNNATEDDETPSSGSSSSSSSSSTVCLELWHACAGPMISLPKKGSVVVYFPQGHLEQHLHDFPLPASANIPSHVFCRVLDVKLHAEEGSDEVYCQVVLVPESEQVQQKLREGEFDADGEEEDAEAVMKSTTPHMFCKTLTASDTSTHGGFSVPRRAAEDCFPPLDYSQQRPSQELVAKDLHGQEWRFRHIYRGQPRRHLLTTGWSAFVNKKKLVSGDAVLFLRGEDGELRLGIRRAAQLKSGSTFSALSGQQGSPTSLMDVVNALSARCAFSIHYNPRVSSSEFIIPIHRFVKSLDYSYSAGMRFRMRFETEDAAERRFTGLIVGIADVDPVRWPGSRWRCLMVRWDDLEATRHNRVSPWEIEPSGSASTANNLMSAGLKRTKIGLPSAKLDFPVSNVIGTSDFGESLRFQKVLQGQEMLGVNTTYDSFNAQSHQLSDLRRCYPGSNYPRIAATGNSIGISQVSSNVSNNGIGFSESFRFQKVLQGQEILPSQPYGRALSVDEACGNGRFGLFDGFQAMRSRNGWSSHVSNNSSHLHPPVPSGQVSSPSSVFMFQQAVNPVLNSDYNNQIGQVMGDKVHQRVSYASEVKGGKFVSTPYEPLLRGLSQEGTNSFGLSNFHNQLDSSRSHDSVSVLRASQELVPSCKSRCRVFGFSLTEGAPVASKEATDSSAVACAGPSFTRHVEDDFHPGHSLRSKAVASYCTKGVLQY, encoded by the exons ATGGCTGGTCTCATCGATCTCAACAACGCCACCGAGGACGATGAAACGCCGTCGTCtggctcctcctcctcctcctcctcctcctccaccgTCTGCCTTGAACTCTGGCACGCTTGCGCGGGTCCAATGATTTCATTGCCCAAGAAAGGGAGCGTTGTCGTGTACTTCCCTCAGGGACACTTGGAGCAACACCTCCACGATTTTCCGCTCCCTGCCTCTGCCAACATCCCTTCCCATGTCTTCTGTCGCGTCCTCGATGTCAAGCTTCAT GCTGAGGAAGGGAGTGATGAAGTTTATTGCCAGGTGGTGCTGGTTCCCGAAAGTGAG CAAGTGCAGCAGAAGTTGCGGGAGGGGGAATTTGATGCTGATGGTGAAGAGGAAGATGCTGAAGCTGTGATGAAGTCGACGACGCCCCACATGTTCTGCAAGACTTTGACTGCTTCTGATACCAGCACTCATGGTGGATTCTCTGTGCCTCGTCGCGCCGCGGAAGATTGCTTCCCTCCCCTG GATTACAGTCAACAGAGGCCTTCACAGGAGCTTGTGGCAAAGGATCTCCATGGCCAGGAATGGAGGTTTCGACATATATATAGGG GGCAGCCGCGAAGACACCTGCTTACTACTGGTTGGAGTGCCTTTGTGAACAAGAAGAAACTTGTATCTGGAGATGCTGTTCTGTTTCTCAG GGGTGAGGATGGAGAACTGAGATTGGGAATTCGTAGGGCTGCTCAACTGAAAAGTGGCAGTACCTTTTCAGCTCTTTCTGGCCAGCAAGGGAGTCCTACCAGTCTTATGGATGTGGTTAATGCTTTGTCTGCAAGATGTGCCTTTAGCATTCACTATAATCCGAG GGTCAGTTCATCTGAGTTCATCATACCTATCCACAGATTCGTAAAGAGCCTTGATTATTCTTATTCAGCTGGAATGAGGTTCAGGATGCGCTTTGAAACTGAGGATGCTGCAGAGCGAag aTTCACAGGATTAATTGTTGGAATTGCTGATGTGGATCCTGTTAGATGGCCTGGATCTAGATGGAGATGCCTAATG GTAAGGTGGGATGACTTAGAAGCCACAAGGCATAATAGGGTTTCCCCATGGGAGATTGAGCCATCTGGTTCTGCTTCTACTGCAAATAACTTGATGTCAGCTGGTTTGAAGAGGACCAAGATTGGATTGCCTTCAGCCAAGCTAGATTTTCCAGTTTCCA ATGTGATTGGAACATCAGACTTTGGGGAATCACTAAGGTTCCAGAAGGTCTTGCAAGGTCAAGAAATGTTGGGTGTTAATACTACTTATGATAGTTTTAATGCTCAAAGTCACCAGCTATCTGATTTGAGGAGGTGCTATCCTGGCTCGAACTATCCTAGGATTGCTGCAACAGGAAATAGCATTGGAATCTCACAAGTGAGTTCCAATGTTTCCAACAACGGCATAGGCTTTAGTGAATCTTTCAGATTCCAGAAGGTCTTGCAAGGTCAAGAAATACTTCCTAGCCAACCATATGGAAGGGCCCTGTCTGTTGACGAGGCTTGTGGAAATGGTCGCTTTGGACTTTTTGATGGTTTCCAGGCGATGAGATCCAGAAATGGATGGTCTTCCCATGTGAGCAACAATTCCTCACATTTGCATCCTCCTGTTCCATCTGGGCAAGTTTCATCTCCGTCATCTGTGTTCATGTTCCAGCAAGCTGTCAATCCAGTTTTAAACTCGGATTATAACAACCAAATAGGTCAGGTGATGGGAGATAAAGTCCATCAGCGAGTTTCATATGCGTCTGAAGTTAAAGGCGGAAAATTTGTATCAACCCCCTATGAGCCTCTTCTCCGTGGACTATCTCAGGAAGGCACAAATTCTTTTGGTCTTTCAAACTTTCATAATCAGCTGGATAGTTCACGTTCACACGATTCTGTTTCAGTACTGAGAGCTAGTCAAGAGTTGGTTCCCTCGTGTAAAAGTAGATGCAGAGTCTTTGGATTTTCATTAACTGAGGGTGCTCCTGTTGCAAGTAAAGAGGCGACTGACTCATCTGCAGTTGCTTGTGCTGGACCTTCCTTTACAAGACATGTTGAAGATGATTTCCATCCAGGGCATTCACTTAGGAGCAAGGCAGTGGCAAGTTATTGCACCAAG GGTGTGCTGCAATATTGA
- the LOC114376448 gene encoding auxin response factor 3-like isoform X2, with protein MAGLIDLNNATEDDETPSSGSSSSSSSSSTVCLELWHACAGPMISLPKKGSVVVYFPQGHLEQHLHDFPLPASANIPSHVFCRVLDVKLHAEEGSDEVYCQVVLVPESEQKLREGEFDADGEEEDAEAVMKSTTPHMFCKTLTASDTSTHGGFSVPRRAAEDCFPPLDYSQQRPSQELVAKDLHGQEWRFRHIYRGQPRRHLLTTGWSAFVNKKKLVSGDAVLFLRGEDGELRLGIRRAAQLKSGSTFSALSGQQGSPTSLMDVVNALSARCAFSIHYNPRVSSSEFIIPIHRFVKSLDYSYSAGMRFRMRFETEDAAERRFTGLIVGIADVDPVRWPGSRWRCLMVRWDDLEATRHNRVSPWEIEPSGSASTANNLMSAGLKRTKIGLPSAKLDFPVSNVIGTSDFGESLRFQKVLQGQEMLGVNTTYDSFNAQSHQLSDLRRCYPGSNYPRIAATGNSIGISQVSSNVSNNGIGFSESFRFQKVLQGQEILPSQPYGRALSVDEACGNGRFGLFDGFQAMRSRNGWSSHVSNNSSHLHPPVPSGQVSSPSSVFMFQQAVNPVLNSDYNNQIGQVMGDKVHQRVSYASEVKGGKFVSTPYEPLLRGLSQEGTNSFGLSNFHNQLDSSRSHDSVSVLRASQELVPSCKSRCRVFGFSLTEGAPVASKEATDSSAVACAGPSFTRHVEDDFHPGHSLRSKAVASYCTKGVLQY; from the exons ATGGCTGGTCTCATCGATCTCAACAACGCCACCGAGGACGATGAAACGCCGTCGTCtggctcctcctcctcctcctcctcctcctccaccgTCTGCCTTGAACTCTGGCACGCTTGCGCGGGTCCAATGATTTCATTGCCCAAGAAAGGGAGCGTTGTCGTGTACTTCCCTCAGGGACACTTGGAGCAACACCTCCACGATTTTCCGCTCCCTGCCTCTGCCAACATCCCTTCCCATGTCTTCTGTCGCGTCCTCGATGTCAAGCTTCAT GCTGAGGAAGGGAGTGATGAAGTTTATTGCCAGGTGGTGCTGGTTCCCGAAAGTGAG CAGAAGTTGCGGGAGGGGGAATTTGATGCTGATGGTGAAGAGGAAGATGCTGAAGCTGTGATGAAGTCGACGACGCCCCACATGTTCTGCAAGACTTTGACTGCTTCTGATACCAGCACTCATGGTGGATTCTCTGTGCCTCGTCGCGCCGCGGAAGATTGCTTCCCTCCCCTG GATTACAGTCAACAGAGGCCTTCACAGGAGCTTGTGGCAAAGGATCTCCATGGCCAGGAATGGAGGTTTCGACATATATATAGGG GGCAGCCGCGAAGACACCTGCTTACTACTGGTTGGAGTGCCTTTGTGAACAAGAAGAAACTTGTATCTGGAGATGCTGTTCTGTTTCTCAG GGGTGAGGATGGAGAACTGAGATTGGGAATTCGTAGGGCTGCTCAACTGAAAAGTGGCAGTACCTTTTCAGCTCTTTCTGGCCAGCAAGGGAGTCCTACCAGTCTTATGGATGTGGTTAATGCTTTGTCTGCAAGATGTGCCTTTAGCATTCACTATAATCCGAG GGTCAGTTCATCTGAGTTCATCATACCTATCCACAGATTCGTAAAGAGCCTTGATTATTCTTATTCAGCTGGAATGAGGTTCAGGATGCGCTTTGAAACTGAGGATGCTGCAGAGCGAag aTTCACAGGATTAATTGTTGGAATTGCTGATGTGGATCCTGTTAGATGGCCTGGATCTAGATGGAGATGCCTAATG GTAAGGTGGGATGACTTAGAAGCCACAAGGCATAATAGGGTTTCCCCATGGGAGATTGAGCCATCTGGTTCTGCTTCTACTGCAAATAACTTGATGTCAGCTGGTTTGAAGAGGACCAAGATTGGATTGCCTTCAGCCAAGCTAGATTTTCCAGTTTCCA ATGTGATTGGAACATCAGACTTTGGGGAATCACTAAGGTTCCAGAAGGTCTTGCAAGGTCAAGAAATGTTGGGTGTTAATACTACTTATGATAGTTTTAATGCTCAAAGTCACCAGCTATCTGATTTGAGGAGGTGCTATCCTGGCTCGAACTATCCTAGGATTGCTGCAACAGGAAATAGCATTGGAATCTCACAAGTGAGTTCCAATGTTTCCAACAACGGCATAGGCTTTAGTGAATCTTTCAGATTCCAGAAGGTCTTGCAAGGTCAAGAAATACTTCCTAGCCAACCATATGGAAGGGCCCTGTCTGTTGACGAGGCTTGTGGAAATGGTCGCTTTGGACTTTTTGATGGTTTCCAGGCGATGAGATCCAGAAATGGATGGTCTTCCCATGTGAGCAACAATTCCTCACATTTGCATCCTCCTGTTCCATCTGGGCAAGTTTCATCTCCGTCATCTGTGTTCATGTTCCAGCAAGCTGTCAATCCAGTTTTAAACTCGGATTATAACAACCAAATAGGTCAGGTGATGGGAGATAAAGTCCATCAGCGAGTTTCATATGCGTCTGAAGTTAAAGGCGGAAAATTTGTATCAACCCCCTATGAGCCTCTTCTCCGTGGACTATCTCAGGAAGGCACAAATTCTTTTGGTCTTTCAAACTTTCATAATCAGCTGGATAGTTCACGTTCACACGATTCTGTTTCAGTACTGAGAGCTAGTCAAGAGTTGGTTCCCTCGTGTAAAAGTAGATGCAGAGTCTTTGGATTTTCATTAACTGAGGGTGCTCCTGTTGCAAGTAAAGAGGCGACTGACTCATCTGCAGTTGCTTGTGCTGGACCTTCCTTTACAAGACATGTTGAAGATGATTTCCATCCAGGGCATTCACTTAGGAGCAAGGCAGTGGCAAGTTATTGCACCAAG GGTGTGCTGCAATATTGA